The nucleotide window GACAAAGAGAGCCCGATGCCCAAGATTCACAAGCCACCGATCTCGCTCTCGCTGCCTGAACTGGCGGCCGTGGATACGTGGTTATATGTCCGTGAAGGACGTGAGTCGCCTTCTTTTGAGGAAATCACCAAGTCCTATGAGAAGTTCATTCCGGAAGCTGAGCGTCCGAAAATGCAAGAGGACAAGCCGGCGGCCGCAAGCGCGTTATTGGCCGACGGGTCCGAACCGGTAGACCAGATTTTTGCCAAGGCGCAGTGCGTCGTCTGTCACACGATTCCTGGTATACCCGGTGCCACCGGTACCCAGGGACCCAAGCTTGAAGAGGGGACGAACGCACCGACCAGAATCAAAGATCCTGGCTACAAGGGCGCCGCGCACAGCACTCCCGAGTACATCATGGAATCGATCGTCGAGCCCAGCACCTACGTGGTGAAGGGATTCCCGGACAACCTGATGCCGAAGGTTTTCGGCCAGAAGCTCAGCGCGGGGGCGCTGAAGAAGATTGTCGACTACCTGTCGCAGGTGAAGGCGGGAGCACCGCCACCCAAGATTTCCTAATTGTTGCGGTTTATCGTTCGAAGACTAAGAGGGAGTTAACCCATGAAAGCTTTGATGTCCGTCGGTGCGCTGGTTGGGGTCATCGGACTCCTCCTGCTGGTCGGGATGATTTTCGACGTCGTCCCGTCGAACACCGTGCGCTTGGTTGAGGGCTATATGCCCATGCAGATGATCACGGAGTTGGCGATCTTCGTGGGCAGCTTCGCGGGACTCAGTTATATGCTCAGTGCGATGGGGATGGGCATCCCGCGGTTCTGGCAGGGAATCGCCTTCTGGGCGTTTATTTTGCTGTATCTGAAGTTCCGAGTCTATCCGCCCATTCCGTTCAGCGTGAGGGCCATGTACGGGACCGTGTCGCTCGTGGCGGTGTTCATGTGGATGTCGTCGAACGAGGAGGACTGGAAGAAATTCAAACAGCCGATCATGAACGTGATGGATGCGCAGACGGGTATGAACAAGCTGTTGCGCTATGCCTATCTGATTCTGTTGCCGATCCTGATAGGCGGATTTTCCTACAATGCCATGGTGCCAAAATCCGAAGAGCCGATCGAGCTTCGGACTGTGCATCCGGCTCCTCCGGCCAGCACCAAGGTGCACGGGAAGACGTATGTACTGCAGACCTCTCAGAATCCCTACCGAGTGAATCCTGAAGGCAAGTACGATCAGGAATATACCAATGCCAACATCGTGGAACAGGGTATGGGCCGGCTCATGAAGCCGAACGCCAATCCTTGGGACCAGAACGCGCAAGGCTACCTCAAGTATGTCCGCGAGGGTGGAGAAATCTTCTTCCAAAATTGTCACTTCTGTCACGGGGATAATCTGAACGGCCGCGGGCTTCATGCCTTTGCCTTCAACCCAATTCCGGCCAATTTCACAGATCCGGGCACCATTGCCCAGCTCCAGGAGACCTTCATTTTCTGGCGTGTATCAAAAGGCGGAATCGGGTTGCCGAACGAAGGCTTCCCCTGGGCATCCGTCATGCCGCCCTGGGAGCAGCACCTGACCGTCGACGAAATTTGGAAGGTCATTCTCTTCGAATATTGGCATACCGGTTACTATCCCCGTACGTGGGACTAATAGGCCGAAGGCTTTTTCGATAACCTGGACTTAGATGAAGAGGATAAACATGAGAAAGAGTGCAAGTCAGAAGCTAGGAGTGGCTGCCGCTGCCGCCTTCGGCATCATCCTGACTTCCGGGCAGATCGGCATTCCGGTAGTCGGGGCCGAAGGGCTACCGGAGGGATTCAAGAAGGGGGACCTCGCCCCAGAACCCTCCGCCGAGATGATCGAAGCGGGAAAGCGGGTCTACTTTACAAAGTGTGTGTGGTGTCACGGAGTCGATGGAGCGGGTGATGGCCCTGGTGCAGACCGTCTGTGGCCTCGTCCTCGCAATTTCAATCAAGGCACCTTTAAGATTCGTCACACGGCGAGCGGCGAGCTCCCCTTGTTCGACGCAAAGAAGCCCATAGCAGGTCAAAACGATTTGTTTGAGACCGTCACGCACGGCCTCCCCGGTTCGGCCATGCCCTCGTGGGAAGGTATCCTCACCGAGGAACAGCGACTTCAGGTGCTCTCCTTCGTCACAACTCAACTCGTAAAGGATCGGAAGTTCACGGACAAACAGTCGGAGACGCAGACGATCCTACAGCTCACTGAGCTGAAGGCCAAACCGGCGAACGCAGAGAGCGTGAAGCGTGGCTCCGAGCTGGTTGTCGAAAGGAAGTGCATTGAATGTCACGGAACGGAAGGACGAGGTGACGGAAACGCGTTCAATCTGAAAGACGACTGGGGCTTTTCCATTCAGCCTGCGGACTGGCACAAGTGTTGGAACTTCCGCGGCAGCCGGCAGGATCCCTACAACGTGAAGAACATTTTCCGAACTTTCTCTACCGGAGTGAACGGGACTCCGATGCCGTCATTCGCGGATAACACCACGGTCGATGAGCGGTGGGACATTGCGAATTTTGTGAATTCGTTATGTGAGCGGGATGCCGAAGGCAATCCGCTCCCGATCGATCCTCTGACCGACAAGCCGAAGATCAATTTCGTTGTGCCTGCTAATCTCGTCGAAGGGGAGATTCCGGCCGATCTTGAGAATGAAGCGTGGCAGAAGGCCCCTCGCCGGTATGTCGCGATGGGTGGACAGATCACCCACAAGCCTCGGAACTTCGTCAATCGGATCGACGATATTTGGGTGCGGGCTCTGTACAACGATAAGTCACTCGTGTATTTGCTGGAGTGGGACGATCGGACCAAGAGCGTTGCGGAAGGCAAGCTGCCTTGGGCTCCCACGCAGGTGAACATCGATGTTAAGGAGCAGGATCCCAAAACTGGTGAGGAAGGGTCTATTGCAGCCAATCAGAATAACTACAAAGTGTACAACGATGCCATCGCGATTGAGCATCCGGTGAAGTGGAAGGAGCTGCCAGCTCCGATCAAGCCGCGCTACCTGTTCGGGACGAACGACCAGTTCCCGGTCGATATCGTCAAGTGGGAAGCGGATGGGTCTATCCGAGCGTTCAAGGGAACGGGGTGGGACAAGGATTTTGAAGAGCGCGATACCTATGAGGAAAGTCTTAAGGTCCTCAAGGCTGAGTGGAAAAATGGTCGGTGGTACGTCATGATCCAACGTCCCCTGGGTAATAAGAAGGATCAGGACTACGATGAGGATACGTTCTTTGAGGTCGGCCAATATGTTCCCACGGTGTTTTTTGCCTGGGACGGACACAATGGGGATGCAGGACGTAAGATGGCCGTCTCGGCTTTCTTCTATACGTTCCTGAATCCTCCGATTCCGCGAGAGACCTATATCTATCCAGCCGTTATTGCGTTTGGAATCGTACTGCTGGAAGGGTGGGTGATGACGCGGCGGGCAAACAAGAGGAAAGGGAAGACCCTCTAATCGCTGGAGAGAGGTCAACGTTTAGAGGGGGTGGGGAGACCCACCCCCTCTTTGTTTTTTAGCCTGCCGAGATGACCTCCTATGATCACCGATGTCGCTGGTATCCTGCTCGCCGGCGGAATAAGCCGGAGAATGGGAGAAGACAAGCGGTTTATCGAGATCGGTACACGCACCCTGCTGGAGCGAAGCCTCGACATCCTCCGTTCGGTCTTTCAGGACGTCATGATCGTGATTGCGCAAGACAGTCCCGAGCTTCGGTCCATCGTTCCAGTCGCCCGTGATCTCGTGGCTGATTGCGGGAGTCTCGGGGGACTTTACACGGGATTGAGACATGCCCGAACGAGCCGGGTTTTCGTGGTCGCTTGCGACATGCCCTTTTTTAATCAGGAGACCGTCCGATACTTTGTCGATCTCAAGAGCGAGGCGGACATCGTGATGGCGAATCTGCACAATGGGCGGCATCCCATGCACGCGCTGTACGGGCGGCGGTGCCTGCCGGTCATGGAATCCATGATGGCAGCGAGAAACCTGCGGATTCACAGACTGCTCGAACATCCCGAGCTGAAACCCCATACAGTCACCTCGGAGGACTTGAAGTTGATCGACCCCGACGGGCGAGCGTTCCTAAACATCAACACGCCGGCCGATCTTGAATTGGCCAGGTCGATCTTCGCGGCCGACCGACTTCGGAATCGTCCTGGCCAACCGTGATACGAAGCGTCGTCATGATTCATCCCGGAGCCTTGGGGGACGTGCTGCTCGCCTTGCCTGCCATCGGCTTCCTCCGCAGAAAATTCCCCGGTCATGAATTCTTGCTCTGTGCCAACGATGAGATCGGGGAGTTGCTGAGAGATTGTGGTGTCATCGATGGATGGATGTCGGCACGGGGATTCCGCTTCGGCCAGTTGTTCGGCGGCTCCGTCGAGGCGGGAAGCGAGATCTGGGGTTGGTTGAGGAGATGCGATCTGGCCGTCGCCTGGGTCGGCGATGAAGGAGGGATCCTGGAAGGAGTTCTCAGGAGATACGTACAGGGAAACGTCACGGTCTGCTCGCCCTTTTCCGATGTACTGTCTTCGGCCCATCAGAGCGATCGATTTCTGGAAGCGTTGGGTGAAGCGTCGAAAGAGTATTCGCGGCCTGGTGCGCTGCAGTTACCTCACCGTCTCCTCGAACTTGGGCGCGCACGGTTTCGCGAGGCTGGCATAGATCCCGATCGAGAAATCATTCTGCTCCATCCCGGAAGCGGAAGTCCGTTGAAATGCGCCAAGCCGGAGATACTTGCCGAGGTGATTGACAGTCTGAGACAGGAGGGATGGAGCCTTGCCTTGCTGGAGGGACCGGCCGATCACATACCGGTCGTCGAAGTGATGCGCCTCCTGAAGGAACGAGTCATGATAGTGCGGGATCTGAGTCTGGGATCGCTCGCCGGTGTGCTGGCGGCGACCGATCTCCTCGTGGGACATGATTCCGGAGTCAGCCATCTGTCGGCATCGCTCGGAGTGGAAACTATAGCCCTCTTCGGTCCCACCATGACGGAACGATGGTCCCCCCTCGGGAGTCATGTGACCGCTGTGAGGGCCGATGCCTGTCGATGTCGTGCTTGGGACGCAGTCAGCCGCTGTGTCGAACGACCGTGTCTGGGCATCTCGCCGCGTACCCTATTGGATATCTGCCGGCAGCGGCTGGCTCGCCGCAACCCCTCGAAAATCCTCACGAAGCGCCTTGTCTCCGAACAGGTCGTGTGATAGAGTGACAGGCTAATTTTCTCTTTCAATGCTAAGGACTTAGGAGCGATTGGGTGTCTCAGGGTGTGGTGCTGCACAAAGTCACCAGCGCGTTGCTTGGCGCTCTGAACGGAGCGAAGAAAAAAGGGCTGCTGAGGACGGAATCCTGGCCTGTTCTAAGCCTGGACGCGCCCAAGCGTCCGGAGTGGGGGGATCTCGCTTCGACCGTGGCCATGTCGCTCGCCTCCTCTGAACAACGAAGCCCGCACGATATCGCCCGGATCATTGTCGAAGAATTGGCGCAGGACGACCGATTATTCGATCGTGTCGAAATCGTCCAGCCGGGTTTTCTCAACCTCACGGTGAAGCCGGCCGTTTGGCAGGAAGTGTTACGCGAGATTGAAGCTCAGGGTGACGGCTATGGGCGAAGCAATTCAGGCGGCAGGCGACGAATCCTCATCGAATTTGTAAGCGCGAATCCGACCGGTCCCTTGCACGTCGGACATGGTCGTGGAGCGGCGGTTGGGCAAGCCGTTGCCAATCTGCTGGACGCCGTCGGATACGATGTCGTCAGCGAATACTACATCAACGATGCGGGTCGTCAGACAAAACTCCTGGGCGAATCGGTCTATGCCCGCTATCAAGAATTGAGCGGCCGTCCGGCGGACTTCCCGGTCGACGGGTATCACGGTGCCTATATCACCGCCGTGGCGGAGCGACTGCGGCAGCGCCGGGAGTCCTCCGACGAAAGTCAGGGGGGCGACGATCTAGGAGAGCGATGCCGCCGCTTCGCTCTCGATGACCTGCTGAGTGTGATTCGACACGATCTGCTTGCGTTCGGTATCGAATTCCAGTCGTGGTTCAGTGAGGCATCTCTCCTGTCCTCCAATGCCGTCGAACGGGTGTTGGATGACCTGAAGTCTCGACAACTGTTGTTCGAGCAGGACGGAGCCTGGTGGTTTCGATCCTCTCGATTTGGAGACGAGAAGGACCGCGTCGTCAAGAAACAAGACGGAGAGTATACCTATCTTGCATCCGACATCGCCTATCATTGGGACAAGCTGCAGCGAGGATATGATTTGTTGATCGATGTGTGGGGGGCGGACCACCATGGGTACATTTCCCGCATGCAGGCCGTGATGCAAGCCTACGGGCATCCGAAAGAGCGACTCCAAGTCGTTCTCGTGCAGCTCGTCAAGCTTCTGCGCGGCGACGTGGAAGTGAAGATGTCGAAGCGCACCGGTGAGTTC belongs to Nitrospira sp. and includes:
- a CDS encoding cytochrome c translates to MKALMSVGALVGVIGLLLLVGMIFDVVPSNTVRLVEGYMPMQMITELAIFVGSFAGLSYMLSAMGMGIPRFWQGIAFWAFILLYLKFRVYPPIPFSVRAMYGTVSLVAVFMWMSSNEEDWKKFKQPIMNVMDAQTGMNKLLRYAYLILLPILIGGFSYNAMVPKSEEPIELRTVHPAPPASTKVHGKTYVLQTSQNPYRVNPEGKYDQEYTNANIVEQGMGRLMKPNANPWDQNAQGYLKYVREGGEIFFQNCHFCHGDNLNGRGLHAFAFNPIPANFTDPGTIAQLQETFIFWRVSKGGIGLPNEGFPWASVMPPWEQHLTVDEIWKVILFEYWHTGYYPRTWD
- a CDS encoding c-type cytochrome — its product is MRKSASQKLGVAAAAAFGIILTSGQIGIPVVGAEGLPEGFKKGDLAPEPSAEMIEAGKRVYFTKCVWCHGVDGAGDGPGADRLWPRPRNFNQGTFKIRHTASGELPLFDAKKPIAGQNDLFETVTHGLPGSAMPSWEGILTEEQRLQVLSFVTTQLVKDRKFTDKQSETQTILQLTELKAKPANAESVKRGSELVVERKCIECHGTEGRGDGNAFNLKDDWGFSIQPADWHKCWNFRGSRQDPYNVKNIFRTFSTGVNGTPMPSFADNTTVDERWDIANFVNSLCERDAEGNPLPIDPLTDKPKINFVVPANLVEGEIPADLENEAWQKAPRRYVAMGGQITHKPRNFVNRIDDIWVRALYNDKSLVYLLEWDDRTKSVAEGKLPWAPTQVNIDVKEQDPKTGEEGSIAANQNNYKVYNDAIAIEHPVKWKELPAPIKPRYLFGTNDQFPVDIVKWEADGSIRAFKGTGWDKDFEERDTYEESLKVLKAEWKNGRWYVMIQRPLGNKKDQDYDEDTFFEVGQYVPTVFFAWDGHNGDAGRKMAVSAFFYTFLNPPIPRETYIYPAVIAFGIVLLEGWVMTRRANKRKGKTL
- a CDS encoding molybdenum cofactor guanylyltransferase, which gives rise to MITDVAGILLAGGISRRMGEDKRFIEIGTRTLLERSLDILRSVFQDVMIVIAQDSPELRSIVPVARDLVADCGSLGGLYTGLRHARTSRVFVVACDMPFFNQETVRYFVDLKSEADIVMANLHNGRHPMHALYGRRCLPVMESMMAARNLRIHRLLEHPELKPHTVTSEDLKLIDPDGRAFLNINTPADLELARSIFAADRLRNRPGQP
- the argS gene encoding arginine--tRNA ligase, with translation MSQGVVLHKVTSALLGALNGAKKKGLLRTESWPVLSLDAPKRPEWGDLASTVAMSLASSEQRSPHDIARIIVEELAQDDRLFDRVEIVQPGFLNLTVKPAVWQEVLREIEAQGDGYGRSNSGGRRRILIEFVSANPTGPLHVGHGRGAAVGQAVANLLDAVGYDVVSEYYINDAGRQTKLLGESVYARYQELSGRPADFPVDGYHGAYITAVAERLRQRRESSDESQGGDDLGERCRRFALDDLLSVIRHDLLAFGIEFQSWFSEASLLSSNAVERVLDDLKSRQLLFEQDGAWWFRSSRFGDEKDRVVKKQDGEYTYLASDIAYHWDKLQRGYDLLIDVWGADHHGYISRMQAVMQAYGHPKERLQVVLVQLVKLLRGDVEVKMSKRTGEFITLRDVIDEVGTDAAKFYFLMRDSKTHLDFDLELAKQRSAENPVYYVQYAHARISSLWRVSKARGIDRPLPGRTDLGVLTDPDELALIRKLSAFPSVVHASALSYEPHRLTYYLQQLAGLLHGFYNKHRILPPAADKEAVDGDSVAVTSEKETQRELVDSERTAARLALMAGVQQVLRNGLSLLGISAPDHM
- a CDS encoding glycosyltransferase family 9 protein, whose protein sequence is MIHPGALGDVLLALPAIGFLRRKFPGHEFLLCANDEIGELLRDCGVIDGWMSARGFRFGQLFGGSVEAGSEIWGWLRRCDLAVAWVGDEGGILEGVLRRYVQGNVTVCSPFSDVLSSAHQSDRFLEALGEASKEYSRPGALQLPHRLLELGRARFREAGIDPDREIILLHPGSGSPLKCAKPEILAEVIDSLRQEGWSLALLEGPADHIPVVEVMRLLKERVMIVRDLSLGSLAGVLAATDLLVGHDSGVSHLSASLGVETIALFGPTMTERWSPLGSHVTAVRADACRCRAWDAVSRCVERPCLGISPRTLLDICRQRLARRNPSKILTKRLVSEQVV